A genome region from Eubacteriales bacterium includes the following:
- a CDS encoding response regulator transcription factor: MEKSKILVVDDDKNICELLELYLLNAGFEINICNDAKSARDNLLVNTYDIILLDVMLPDVKGYELCQFIKEKKDIPVIMITARDMLKDKIQGFNCGADDYIVKPFEPVEVIARINARLRKPKVKEGSNTNSILKIGKVTVNIDAYEVKKSDKHVDLKPKEVKLLHFLLLNKNIVMSRDTLLQKVWNYEFSGDTRTVDVHIKTLRKKLLDKGDSWDIKTVWGVGYKLEGK, encoded by the coding sequence ATGGAAAAAAGTAAAATTTTAGTTGTAGATGACGATAAGAATATCTGTGAGTTATTAGAGCTTTATTTACTTAACGCGGGATTTGAAATAAATATATGCAACGATGCAAAAAGTGCCAGGGATAACCTACTGGTTAATACATACGACATAATCCTCTTAGATGTAATGCTGCCTGATGTGAAGGGATATGAACTTTGCCAGTTTATTAAAGAAAAAAAGGATATACCAGTGATAATGATAACGGCACGCGATATGTTGAAAGATAAAATACAGGGATTTAACTGCGGGGCAGATGATTATATTGTTAAACCATTCGAGCCTGTAGAAGTTATTGCCAGGATAAATGCACGATTACGTAAACCTAAGGTTAAGGAAGGCAGTAATACAAACAGTATACTCAAAATCGGGAAAGTTACGGTGAATATAGATGCGTATGAGGTTAAAAAAAGTGATAAGCATGTTGATTTAAAGCCAAAGGAAGTTAAACTTTTACATTTTCTTTTATTAAATAAAAATATCGTTATGTCAAGGGATACGCTTTTACAGAAAGTATGGAATTATGAATTTTCAGGAGACACGAGAACTGTGGATGTCCATATTAAAACATTGCGAAAAAAGCTTTTAGATAAAGGCGATAGCTGGGATATCAAGACAGTGTGGGGCGTTGGCTATAAGCTTGAGGGCAAGTAA
- the rsgA gene encoding ribosome small subunit-dependent GTPase A, giving the protein MNKLKKYGASDRFFAEATLFPDLNMARVISQYKDLYRIITDKSEGFAEVSGKFRHEALRLFNYPAVGDFVMVDREVMHSGNAVIRKVLTRKSSFERIAVGLVNQTQVVAANIDFVFICMSLKDDYNLSRLERYLSVAWDSGAIPVVVLTKSDLCENLTSTLSEVSSAAIGVDIITTSSIDKDFYLKLLYYLQPGVTASFIGSSGVGKSTLINLLAGRDVMATSAVRGDGKGRHTTTRRELLILPQGGIVIDTPGMRELGVEAVDLSKSFADIDELISQCRFNDCTHVCEPGCAVLKAIASGKLDERRFKNYQKLKKEARYDGLSFKQIETEKLNAMFKEAGGMKKARDFIKEKDKRR; this is encoded by the coding sequence TTGAATAAATTAAAAAAATATGGAGCAAGCGACCGTTTCTTTGCTGAAGCCACCTTGTTTCCGGATTTGAACATGGCAAGAGTTATATCGCAGTATAAAGACCTTTATCGAATAATTACAGACAAAAGCGAGGGATTTGCCGAAGTATCCGGAAAATTCAGGCATGAAGCTTTACGCCTTTTTAATTATCCTGCAGTCGGCGATTTTGTAATGGTCGACCGTGAGGTGATGCACTCTGGAAATGCAGTTATTCGAAAGGTTTTAACGCGGAAAAGCTCTTTTGAACGTATCGCTGTTGGCCTTGTCAATCAAACGCAGGTTGTTGCAGCTAATATTGACTTCGTGTTTATCTGTATGTCACTAAAAGACGACTACAATTTAAGCCGCTTAGAAAGGTACCTTTCTGTCGCGTGGGACAGCGGTGCAATACCAGTAGTTGTATTGACCAAATCAGATTTATGCGAAAATTTGACAAGCACACTATCTGAAGTTTCCTCTGCCGCAATAGGCGTTGATATTATTACTACATCAAGTATTGATAAGGATTTCTATTTAAAGCTACTATATTATTTGCAGCCCGGAGTAACCGCATCGTTTATAGGTTCATCCGGCGTTGGAAAATCCACTTTGATAAACCTGCTGGCAGGAAGAGACGTTATGGCTACATCAGCTGTCAGGGGAGATGGTAAGGGCCGCCATACAACAACCCGGCGGGAACTACTTATACTCCCGCAGGGCGGTATAGTGATAGACACCCCCGGAATGAGGGAGCTTGGCGTAGAGGCTGTAGATTTGTCTAAATCTTTTGCCGATATAGACGAACTCATTTCGCAATGCAGATTTAATGATTGTACACATGTCTGCGAACCGGGATGTGCAGTACTTAAAGCTATTGCATCGGGCAAGCTGGATGAAAGGCGTTTTAAGAATTACCAGAAACTTAAAAAAGAAGCACGTTATGACGGGCTTTCTTTTAAGCAGATAGAAACCGAAAAGTTAAATGCAATGTTTAAGGAAGCAGGCGGGATGAAAAAAGCGCGCGACTTTATTAAGGAGAAGGACAAACGAAGATAA
- a CDS encoding TfoX/Sxy family protein, translated as MSELTKMPNIGEKLENQLHKVGINTPEELKVIGSRDTWLRIKAIDSSACLMRLSALEGAIKGIRWHYLDTKTKEELREFYHTHK; from the coding sequence ATGAGCGAACTTACAAAAATGCCAAACATAGGTGAAAAACTTGAAAATCAGCTTCATAAAGTAGGTATAAATACGCCGGAGGAACTAAAGGTGATTGGCAGCCGCGACACTTGGCTTCGTATCAAGGCTATCGACTCGTCGGCTTGCTTAATGCGACTTTCAGCTCTAGAGGGTGCAATTAAAGGTATCCGATGGCATTATCTAGATACAAAAACAAAAGAAGAACTTAGAGAATTTTATCATACCCATAAATAA
- a CDS encoding arsenate reductase family protein, whose translation MLFICYPRCTTCQKAREWLDNNKISYDFRDIKISNPSYDELKAWHKKSGLQLKRFFNTSGLKYKSLKLKERLPDMSEDEQLRLLATDGLLVKRPVLIGDDFILVGFKQAEWERLK comes from the coding sequence ATGTTATTTATATGTTATCCTAGATGCACTACCTGCCAAAAGGCAAGGGAATGGCTTGACAACAATAAGATTTCATATGATTTTAGGGATATCAAAATTTCAAATCCAAGCTACGATGAACTAAAAGCGTGGCATAAAAAAAGCGGGTTACAACTAAAAAGGTTCTTTAATACCAGTGGCCTAAAATACAAATCTCTTAAATTAAAAGAGAGGTTACCGGATATGAGCGAAGATGAACAGCTACGTTTACTCGCTACGGATGGTTTGCTGGTAAAACGCCCTGTTTTAATTGGAGACGATTTTATTCTGGTTGGTTTTAAGCAAGCAGAATGGGAGAGACTAAAATGA
- a CDS encoding redox-sensing transcriptional repressor Rex — translation MDQNKQVKDLSLQAFQRMPYYLQYLKELYSEGATSVSAPSVSSHFGFSEIQVRKDFAAASSSQGKPKYGFEIKDLIDDIENLLGCQNTNEAALVGVGSLGRAFLQYGGFDAYGLKIVAAFDKNEELIGKNIHDKCILSVEKISDICRRMKIHIGIITVPAAQAQIVCDQLVAGGVLAIWNFAQVHLSVPKDILVQNENMAASLALLSKHLREKMQKGKLVTP, via the coding sequence ATGGATCAAAACAAACAAGTAAAAGATCTTTCACTGCAAGCATTTCAAAGAATGCCCTATTACTTACAATATTTAAAAGAGCTCTATTCCGAAGGTGCTACAAGTGTTTCTGCCCCTAGCGTATCTTCACATTTTGGATTCAGTGAGATACAGGTTCGCAAAGATTTTGCGGCAGCCAGTTCTTCGCAAGGAAAACCAAAATATGGATTTGAAATTAAAGACTTAATTGATGACATAGAAAATCTGCTTGGATGCCAAAATACCAACGAAGCAGCTCTCGTCGGCGTTGGTTCTTTGGGCAGGGCCTTTTTGCAGTATGGCGGGTTCGACGCATACGGCCTAAAGATTGTAGCAGCATTTGATAAAAATGAAGAGTTAATAGGCAAAAATATACATGATAAATGTATCCTGTCCGTTGAAAAAATAAGCGATATTTGCCGCCGTATGAAAATACACATCGGCATCATCACTGTTCCTGCAGCGCAAGCTCAAATAGTTTGTGACCAGCTTGTTGCTGGAGGGGTGCTTGCCATTTGGAATTTTGCACAGGTTCATCTGTCCGTTCCTAAAGATATCCTTGTCCAAAACGAAAATATGGCAGCTTCTCTTGCCCTACTTTCTAAACATCTGCGTGAAAAAATGCAGAAAGGTAAGCTGGTGACTCCATGA
- a CDS encoding LysR family transcriptional regulator: MNTMFFKYAIEVQRTRSITQAAENLFMAQPNLSKAIKEAEDTLGYAIFERTSKGVVPTVKGSTFLEHAREILKQLEKMEAIGNSDNENVQRLSVSMPRGSYISKALIRFTEALDQSKGMELNILETGSVKTINNVVDGTFKIGIIRYQTVYEQYFQNFLAEKNLCSDLIWEFSYLALMSKQHILANKNVISPQDLRKSIEIIHGDTVVPYLTTDKDKLKKNPPTKKRIYLYERANQFELLSLIPSTFMWVSPIPQDMLKRYGLVQRRCDFPSNSYKDALIYQKKYTFSELEKKFIDKVYESKNEVSLREYQ; this comes from the coding sequence ATGAATACCATGTTTTTTAAATATGCTATAGAAGTACAACGCACCCGTTCCATTACGCAGGCTGCGGAAAATCTTTTTATGGCGCAGCCTAACTTAAGCAAAGCAATCAAAGAAGCCGAGGATACTTTAGGTTATGCCATTTTTGAAAGAACTTCCAAAGGCGTTGTTCCTACAGTTAAGGGTAGTACATTCCTTGAACACGCACGCGAAATTTTAAAACAGCTTGAAAAAATGGAAGCAATCGGTAACAGCGATAACGAAAATGTACAGAGACTGAGTGTCTCAATGCCGCGGGGCAGTTATATTTCAAAAGCGCTTATTCGCTTCACAGAAGCATTAGACCAATCAAAGGGTATGGAACTCAATATACTGGAGACTGGTTCTGTTAAAACGATAAACAATGTAGTAGATGGGACATTTAAAATTGGAATCATCCGTTACCAAACCGTTTACGAACAGTATTTTCAAAATTTTCTGGCAGAAAAAAACTTATGCAGCGATCTCATTTGGGAATTCAGTTATCTTGCTCTTATGTCTAAGCAGCATATACTAGCAAACAAAAACGTAATTTCGCCACAGGATCTACGCAAGTCTATTGAAATTATACACGGAGATACCGTCGTTCCTTATTTAACTACGGATAAAGACAAGCTTAAGAAAAATCCGCCTACTAAAAAGAGGATTTATCTGTATGAAAGAGCAAACCAATTTGAACTGCTTTCGCTTATTCCTTCAACATTTATGTGGGTATCGCCTATACCGCAGGATATGCTTAAGCGTTATGGTCTTGTACAACGCAGATGTGATTTTCCCTCTAACAGTTATAAAGATGCATTAATTTATCAGAAAAAATATACTTTTTCCGAACTTGAAAAAAAGTTTATAGACAAAGTATATGAATCTAAAAATGAGGTTTCTTTAAGAGAATATCAATAA
- a CDS encoding redox-sensing transcriptional repressor Rex, with protein sequence MNKINSIPELTLKRLPLYLSYLKTLPKDAPSNISATAIAADLEINDVQVRKDLAALGDGGRPKIGYIVEELINEIENCLGYRDAHSAALVGVSDLGRALLCYDGFCDFGMNIVVAFDKNKELVGTQINGKHILALEKLENLCERMKTRIGIITAPAEEAQEICDILVYAGAIAIWNFTTSKLNVPADVMVLNEHIEESIPILTRYVEDTI encoded by the coding sequence ATGAACAAAATTAATTCAATTCCAGAGCTGACTTTAAAAAGGCTGCCATTATATTTATCCTATTTAAAGACGCTGCCAAAAGATGCTCCTTCAAATATCTCCGCAACAGCAATTGCTGCCGACCTTGAAATAAACGATGTTCAGGTACGCAAAGATCTGGCTGCATTAGGTGATGGCGGAAGGCCCAAAATCGGCTATATCGTAGAAGAACTTATTAATGAAATAGAAAACTGTCTTGGATATAGAGATGCTCACAGTGCAGCACTGGTGGGCGTTAGCGATTTAGGACGCGCTTTGCTTTGTTACGATGGCTTTTGTGACTTCGGCATGAATATTGTCGTGGCGTTCGATAAGAACAAAGAGCTTGTCGGGACTCAGATAAATGGGAAACACATTTTGGCTCTTGAAAAGCTTGAAAATCTCTGTGAGCGCATGAAGACCAGGATTGGTATCATCACAGCTCCGGCAGAAGAGGCACAAGAAATCTGCGATATCCTTGTCTATGCAGGCGCTATTGCAATTTGGAACTTTACCACCAGCAAGTTAAATGTACCAGCCGATGTAATGGTTTTAAACGAGCATATCGAAGAATCTATTCCTATACTCACTCGATATGTAGAAGACACTATATAA
- the adhE gene encoding bifunctional acetaldehyde-CoA/alcohol dehydrogenase: MLKFKIVNDIDTLKIALKTVRDAEKKYASYSQEQVDAIFKAAALAANKARIPLAKMAVDETGMGVVEDKVIKNNYAAEYIYNAYKNTKTCGVIEEDTAFGIKKIAEPLGVIAAVIPTTNPTSTAIFKILLALKTRNGIIISPHPRAKGATIAAAKLILEAAIEAGAPEGIIRWIDVPSLEMTNLLMKEADVILATGGPSMVRAAYSSGKPAIGVGPGNTPAIIDSSANIPLAVNSIIHSKTFDNGMICASEQSVIVLDKVYTEVKNEFSYRGCYFLSPEETEKVRKTIIINGALNAKIVGQTACKIAELSGITVPDNTKILIGEVTSVELSEEFAHEKLSPVLAMYRAKNFSDALLKAERLIADGGYGHTSSVYLNEVMEKEKLAEFSERMKTCRILVNTPSSHGGIGDLYNFMLTPSLTLGCGSWGGNSVSDNVGVKHLINIKTVAERRENMLWFRAPEKVYLKKGCLPVALNELKYVMNKKKAFIVTDSFLYNNGYTKPIEQKLDEMGITYTTFSNVAPDPTLACAKEGAKLMTAFAPDVIIAVGGGSAMDAGKIMWVMYEHPEADFLDMAMRFIDIRKRVYTFPHMGDKAYFIAVPTSAGTGSEVTPFAVITDETSGVKYPLADYELMPKMAIVDADMMMNAPKGLTSASGIDALTHALEAYASVMATDYTDGLALRSLKMIFEYLPQAYDSAVAGTAEPVSREKMANAATMAGMAFANAFLGVCHSMAHKLGAFHHLPHGIANALMINEVLIFNAVEAPKKMGTFSQYDHPYTLARYAQVADYLGITGKTDEEKLKGLIKKIDELKGYVGIKKTIKDYGIDEKDFLKRLDEMTEQAFDDQCTGANPRYPLMSEIKQMYLNAYYGK, translated from the coding sequence ATGCTAAAATTTAAAATTGTTAATGACATTGATACGCTAAAAATAGCATTAAAAACTGTACGGGACGCTGAAAAAAAATACGCGTCATATTCTCAAGAGCAAGTAGACGCAATTTTCAAGGCGGCCGCCCTTGCTGCAAACAAAGCAAGGATACCCCTTGCAAAAATGGCAGTTGATGAAACCGGTATGGGCGTTGTCGAGGATAAGGTGATAAAAAACAACTATGCTGCTGAATACATCTATAACGCCTACAAAAACACGAAAACCTGCGGCGTAATTGAAGAAGATACGGCTTTCGGGATCAAAAAAATCGCAGAACCTTTAGGTGTTATCGCAGCAGTCATCCCGACGACAAATCCCACTTCAACCGCGATATTTAAAATACTTTTGGCCTTAAAAACTAGAAACGGGATCATAATAAGCCCTCATCCAAGGGCAAAAGGAGCGACCATCGCAGCAGCAAAGTTGATCCTTGAAGCTGCTATCGAGGCCGGAGCTCCGGAAGGTATCATCAGATGGATAGATGTCCCTTCTTTAGAGATGACCAACCTGTTGATGAAGGAAGCTGATGTAATCCTTGCTACAGGCGGCCCAAGTATGGTAAGAGCCGCTTACTCAAGCGGGAAACCGGCAATAGGAGTAGGCCCTGGGAATACACCTGCAATTATAGACAGCAGTGCAAATATACCTCTTGCGGTAAATTCTATAATCCACTCTAAGACCTTCGACAACGGAATGATTTGTGCTTCTGAGCAGTCTGTAATCGTACTTGATAAAGTCTATACGGAGGTAAAGAATGAATTTTCCTATAGAGGCTGTTATTTCTTAAGTCCTGAAGAAACCGAAAAAGTAAGAAAAACAATAATTATAAATGGTGCTCTAAACGCAAAAATCGTCGGACAGACTGCATGTAAAATTGCTGAACTATCAGGTATCACAGTACCTGATAATACGAAGATACTCATCGGCGAGGTTACAAGCGTTGAGCTTTCAGAAGAATTCGCACATGAAAAACTGTCCCCCGTACTTGCGATGTACCGCGCGAAGAATTTCTCAGACGCACTTTTAAAAGCAGAACGTTTGATTGCCGATGGCGGTTATGGTCATACGTCCAGCGTTTATCTTAACGAGGTAATGGAAAAAGAGAAACTAGCAGAATTTTCTGAAAGAATGAAGACCTGCCGTATTCTTGTAAATACCCCTTCTTCGCACGGCGGTATAGGAGACCTATACAACTTTATGCTTACACCCTCTCTGACGCTTGGCTGCGGTTCCTGGGGTGGTAACTCTGTGAGCGATAACGTAGGTGTCAAGCATCTTATAAACATAAAGACCGTAGCTGAAAGGAGAGAAAATATGCTTTGGTTCCGTGCGCCTGAAAAGGTGTATCTTAAAAAGGGTTGTTTACCGGTTGCGTTAAACGAACTTAAATATGTAATGAACAAAAAGAAAGCATTCATTGTAACTGATAGTTTTCTTTATAACAATGGCTATACAAAACCCATCGAACAAAAGCTAGACGAAATGGGAATTACGTATACTACTTTTTCAAATGTAGCTCCAGATCCCACACTTGCCTGCGCCAAGGAAGGCGCCAAACTTATGACAGCCTTTGCCCCCGACGTAATAATTGCAGTCGGTGGCGGTTCAGCCATGGACGCAGGCAAAATCATGTGGGTAATGTACGAACATCCGGAAGCAGACTTTTTGGATATGGCAATGCGTTTTATCGATATCAGGAAAAGAGTATATACCTTCCCCCACATGGGAGATAAAGCGTATTTCATTGCTGTTCCAACCTCGGCCGGCACTGGTAGTGAAGTTACTCCGTTCGCAGTAATAACGGATGAAACCAGCGGCGTCAAGTATCCGCTTGCAGATTATGAGCTGATGCCGAAGATGGCTATTGTGGATGCAGATATGATGATGAACGCCCCTAAGGGATTAACCTCTGCCTCTGGTATTGACGCTTTAACACATGCCTTGGAAGCATATGCTTCCGTTATGGCAACAGATTATACAGACGGCCTTGCGCTTCGTTCTTTAAAAATGATTTTTGAATATCTGCCGCAGGCCTACGACAGTGCCGTTGCTGGCACAGCAGAACCTGTTTCCAGAGAAAAGATGGCCAATGCCGCTACCATGGCTGGTATGGCATTTGCAAATGCTTTCCTAGGCGTATGCCATTCAATGGCGCATAAACTTGGTGCTTTTCACCATCTGCCCCATGGTATTGCAAATGCTCTAATGATTAACGAGGTGCTTATCTTCAATGCTGTAGAAGCACCTAAGAAAATGGGTACGTTTTCACAATACGACCATCCGTATACCCTTGCACGTTATGCGCAAGTCGCAGATTACCTTGGAATAACAGGAAAGACAGATGAAGAAAAATTAAAAGGCCTTATAAAGAAAATCGACGAGCTTAAAGGCTATGTCGGTATTAAAAAAACAATTAAGGATTACGGTATAGATGAAAAGGATTTCTTAAAGCGTCTTGATGAAATGACAGAGCAGGCCTTCGACGACCAGTGCACGGGCGCCAATCCGAGATATCCATTAATGAGTGAAATCAAGCAAATGTATTTAAACGCATACTACGGTAAATAA
- a CDS encoding phosphotransferase codes for MSNNLYKVIAVQTNKTVYRDGDTVIKVFDADFSKANILNEALNQARVEETGLNVPQILEVMKIDGKWAIRSEFIPGKTLQQLMNEQPDKKDSYLNLFVNTQMEIHSKKAPMLSNLTDKMHRKISSSGLDATTRYELHTQLEGMERHNKVCHGDFNPSNIIIKPDGVPYILDWSHATQGNASADVARTYLLFWLDGEIDLAGKYLNLFCKKSDTARQYVEKWIPIVAASQLVKGKKEEREFLLHWIDVVSYE; via the coding sequence ATGAGTAACAATTTATATAAAGTTATCGCTGTCCAAACAAATAAAACCGTATACCGAGATGGCGACACTGTCATTAAAGTATTTGACGCTGATTTTTCCAAAGCAAATATTTTAAATGAAGCGCTTAATCAGGCGCGTGTAGAAGAGACGGGTCTAAACGTTCCGCAGATTCTGGAAGTTATGAAAATCGACGGTAAGTGGGCTATCCGCTCGGAATTTATTCCGGGGAAAACATTGCAGCAGTTGATGAACGAGCAACCTGATAAGAAAGACAGCTACTTAAATCTATTCGTAAATACACAGATGGAGATACATAGCAAAAAAGCTCCGATGCTCAGTAATTTGACAGATAAAATGCACCGTAAAATCAGCAGCAGCGGGCTAGATGCTACGACAAGATATGAGCTGCACACACAGCTGGAGGGCATGGAAAGGCACAATAAGGTATGCCATGGAGATTTTAACCCCTCCAATATCATCATAAAACCGGATGGTGTACCCTATATTCTGGATTGGTCTCACGCCACCCAGGGAAATGCCTCCGCAGATGTTGCAAGGACTTATCTATTATTCTGGCTTGATGGTGAAATAGACCTTGCCGGTAAATATCTGAATCTGTTCTGCAAAAAAAGCGATACGGCAAGACAATACGTTGAAAAATGGATACCTATAGTTGCCGCCTCTCAGCTTGTCAAAGGTAAAAAAGAAGAACGCGAATTTTTGCTCCACTGGATAGACGTTGTAAGTTACGAATAA
- a CDS encoding [Fe-Fe] hydrogenase large subunit C-terminal domain-containing protein: MSEVLKLKKSNCKNCYKCIRHCPVKSIRFSGNQAHIVGDECILCGQCFVVCPQNAKQIADGTEIIKVLLCEDAPVIASVAPSFAAYFEGIGFSSLKESLCKLGFTSAEETAIGATLVKREYEKQLKEKAEDVIISSCCHSANLLIRKYYPDLLKYLSPVVSPMIAHSIDIKRRLPNARTVFIGPCLSKKDEAENSPVDAVLTFDELSRMFDMAKCQPQKEMDLIEESRARLFPTVGGILKTMDIPDTGYTCMTVDGTDNCRAALDDIAAGNIHNCFIEMSSCAGSCIGGPVMEKYKNSPVRHFQDVTSYAGKKDFNVSKPKEDALFKHHSYIGSVKYMPSEAEIKEVLKKTGKLKPEDELNCGSCGYNTCREKAIAVCQGKADVSMCLPFLMNKTERLSNTILDNSPNGLLVVNENLEVQQVNSAAMKMLHINHESDVLGELLVRVMDPIHFINVLDNGKMIKEQRDYYAEFQKYLELTVVHDKTTHVLIAIIRDVTEGEEERLKKEEIGRQTVEIADQVVDKQMRIVQEIASLLGETTAETKIALTKLKESIAHVEKDE; encoded by the coding sequence ATGTCGGAAGTACTTAAATTAAAAAAATCAAATTGTAAAAATTGTTACAAATGCATCCGGCATTGCCCTGTCAAGTCCATTCGCTTTTCAGGGAACCAGGCGCATATAGTCGGAGATGAATGTATCCTCTGCGGGCAGTGCTTTGTAGTATGCCCGCAAAATGCCAAGCAGATCGCCGACGGAACAGAGATAATTAAAGTTCTTTTATGCGAGGATGCGCCGGTTATAGCTAGTGTAGCACCATCCTTTGCGGCATATTTCGAAGGTATAGGCTTTTCCTCACTTAAGGAATCTCTTTGCAAGCTGGGCTTTACATCTGCAGAAGAAACAGCGATCGGGGCAACACTGGTAAAACGGGAATATGAGAAGCAGCTTAAAGAAAAAGCAGAGGATGTAATCATATCCTCCTGCTGCCATTCGGCTAATCTGCTGATACGAAAGTATTACCCAGACCTTTTAAAATACCTCTCTCCCGTCGTATCGCCGATGATCGCACACAGTATTGATATAAAGCGCCGGCTGCCAAACGCAAGAACAGTGTTCATAGGGCCATGTCTTTCAAAAAAGGATGAGGCGGAAAACAGCCCTGTCGATGCAGTCTTAACGTTTGACGAATTATCCAGAATGTTTGACATGGCAAAATGCCAGCCCCAAAAAGAAATGGACTTAATTGAAGAAAGCAGGGCCCGCCTCTTCCCCACAGTCGGCGGCATACTTAAAACTATGGACATTCCAGATACCGGATACACTTGTATGACAGTAGACGGTACGGACAATTGCCGGGCAGCATTAGATGATATTGCAGCAGGTAATATCCATAATTGTTTTATAGAAATGTCCTCCTGTGCCGGAAGCTGCATCGGCGGCCCGGTTATGGAAAAATATAAAAACTCACCCGTCCGCCATTTTCAGGATGTTACATCATATGCGGGAAAGAAAGATTTTAACGTTTCAAAGCCGAAGGAAGACGCATTATTTAAACATCATTCTTATATCGGCAGCGTCAAGTATATGCCATCTGAAGCTGAAATTAAAGAAGTGCTTAAAAAGACCGGAAAACTAAAACCCGAGGACGAGCTGAATTGCGGAAGCTGCGGCTATAATACCTGCCGGGAAAAAGCTATTGCAGTTTGTCAGGGTAAAGCAGACGTCAGTATGTGTTTGCCTTTCCTAATGAATAAAACAGAGCGCCTCTCCAATACGATCTTAGACAACTCACCTAACGGTCTGCTCGTCGTAAACGAAAATCTTGAAGTACAGCAAGTTAATAGTGCCGCGATGAAAATGCTCCACATCAATCATGAGTCGGATGTTTTGGGTGAACTGCTCGTACGCGTTATGGACCCTATTCATTTTATCAATGTATTGGATAACGGCAAGATGATCAAGGAACAGCGCGATTATTATGCTGAATTCCAAAAATACCTTGAATTGACAGTAGTCCACGACAAGACAACTCATGTTCTTATAGCAATTATCAGAGACGTGACAGAAGGTGAAGAAGAGCGGCTCAAAAAAGAGGAAATCGGGCGTCAGACCGTTGAAATAGCGGACCAGGTTGTAGATAAGCAGATGCGCATAGTACAGGAAATTGCCTCACTTCTTGGAGAAACAACGGCAGAGACCAAGATTGCATTAACAAAGTTGAAGGAGTCGATAGCTCATGTTGAAAAAGACGAGTGA